The sequence below is a genomic window from Montipora capricornis isolate CH-2021 chromosome 14, ASM3666992v2, whole genome shotgun sequence.
CCTTCATTTGTATGATGTAAAtcgtaaataaattatttctgaaaCTAAGTAAGATATTTCGAAACTGCGTTGCCTTTCTTCATCATTGTCGAAGGGCTTTCAAATAAGCATCAATGATTTTTACCTCATAGGCGTTGCTAACCCTGCTCCATATGTTTCTTATCTTGAGATAACCCAGGGTACTAAACTTTTTTATTCATATGCGTGAATAGTGATGAAGTATCGATTTGTGTCTTTGCCATAGAGAGTGAGGATGATACTCCTCCTATGCTGAATGGTGATGATGACTTCTTTATTGATTCAAGTCTGTCCACAGGTGAGAATAGCGCATAGTTAAGTGGTCACGTCCTGTGGACCAATTTTCGTATTTCAGTGCTTGGAACGGAGGCCAATACGGTGAAAGGAAATGGGTCCTTGGACATCAAAAACAAAGAACatttaaattaagttgctttgttttagatttccCATTGCCCAattttctctccagtatggcggtttttgtaccatgtgatcgccagctgcaaaagaaaaaccttaaataacaatgaccacaaccaggttttctaaGCCCGCGAGACTgggcacccccagcaaaccattgttttaacgaaaaccgctggtcagcaacctggttctggtcattgctgtctaaggtcttccgctGCAAAAGGCCCATTGCATGATTGTCCCGTGTGAGCCTCCATTCCGTGCTGGATAAAGCCTATAACCGTGTGGATGGAAAACTGACCTATTTGCCCACCGAAAAGGTAGGGTGGTGCAGATTGGCCAAGCACTGACCAAAGCACTCAGTTGCCAAACATTTAGTtatattctctactttctcaaattccagaatacacctcttttactcccgcgcccccccccccccccccccccccccccaaaaaaaattgcataggcattgttttcgatttccctttggacatcttcatgtctcaagagaaatcgaaaacaataagtatgcaaaattttggggggtaaaGCAAGATGTATTATAGTATTTTTCCCGACCCAGGATTTTAGAAAGTGGAGAATGGCTTTAATGCAAGCTAAGGTATTAAGGTGGCCAGGGTAAAGTTAGCTGTAGAATTGAATGTTCGAAGACTGAGTGAGTGCCTTTGGGAATTCAAACTATActcagggcccagttgttcaaaagccgattaacgctaatcccagatgaAAAATTAACCGAGGAGTTTATTACTACTCTACTCTCAAATGCTACTCAACGCGGATATTCCTCAAACtctacattagaagaagtcaatcttgaaaaacaaaaataagcaaaagaaattttcaccaaaacattgaaaacatgaaacaaatgtttACGCTTAGGCTTATCCTAGATTAAGTTgatcagctttcgaacaacggGGCCCAGAACGCGAAACTAGCGAAACAACTGTTACCCTTTTTTggttacagtgtacatggaatttggTCTACGTTTCGTAAAAGAAACGGGGCATTCCGGGGCATTAGAGGgtaaaattgaaatggccactTTCTTTTCATATAGTACCCCCGATGACGGACGTGATTGAAGACGGCAGAATGAAGAAAACGAAAACTAAAAGGAAGAAACTACATCAGCGTACACTATAGAAAAACTAGCGTCTAGGACTAGGTTTTAAAAATGCAGCCAAGGCGACAATTGGCGTTGGACAAAAACGGGGGATTTTAGTGCAGTTTGATCTTGGCTCAGAACGTTCGGAGAGTGGCCGGTTATGACCCGGCAGTTGAAAAGGTGACagataagatttttttttcatacatCCGGCGAAATGTCGGTAAAATGTGTATTTATTTCAATTGTATCAATAAAAGTCACGGTTTAGTAAGCGAAGTGTTTGTCTCTTTGGTTTATTTTCCTCATTTAAATAGATTCTGCAATTTTTTTACTTGTCTTCCCTCTTCTGCTTTCCGGTTCTGCTTctaaactttattattttttgtgtaGCTAAGCCAGCTGTGTTTTGATTGGTAACCTTGGTTTAGTGCTTTCATATGAATTTTCTACTTATGAGGAAATCTTCAATCTCCTTATTATTACTGTAAGTCTTTTCACTCCTTTTGAAAACCTTTTAAACGACTTTATCGCGCAAGAGAGAAAGCAATTACTCTTTTAACTCCGGCGTTGTTTGCTAAGTAAATAGAAACGGATGAGTGTTGGTAATTTAaagtgttttcaaattttgtgagCCAAAATGCGACCACATCAATATTTTATGTGAATGGCCACTACCCCTAGATTCAAGATCATCGTATTATTACCCAAGATAAGTTGCTCTATATTTATCCACAAGATTAATTTTCTATAAAAAATATGACAGTTGACTGCACTCGTGTCTTTTTCATCAATTGTCTTCTTGGAGACATGTTGTCTTTTTCATCAATTGTCTTCTTGGAGACATGTTGCTGACTATTGTACAGCCGCTAAGAATTTCAAATGAgccacaaacaaaagaaataaatcaTCTTTTTCGATCGTTTTCATTGTTGTGTTAAGATAAACATTTAAAAGGCACTTTCGTCTTTTTTTGTGTTGATTTCTCAAAGTTTCGTGTTTTTAGCGTATATGGTTAGTTAGGTTGTAAGGCATTGTTCCCTGACAGCAATTAATTTAAGTGCTCGAATGTAGTAGACACTCTCGATAAGAGACCGCAGGTGTAAATTGGTAAGGGGAATATATACAATGTAAGTAAGTAAACACAATTTTCAGATTATTCTACTGGTTCTTTTGTGTACGTATCCCGCGTCGATTTCCTTTGCTGTGACTCATTCGTTTTCAACTGAGCAGACGATCCTGAGTTTTGATCTTTACCCTGCGCAAACTATTTATTTTAGGGAAGGGTTTATCTTGAAATCTGAATATTATGGCCGAaggggaacaaacaaaggaatCTGCGGTGGAAATAGTCAAAATAGTCGTTCAAATGGTGGTATTTGCTTTGATTATTTCGGCGACAGTTATTGGAAACTCTTTGGTCTGTTTATCGGTTACGAAATTTCCCCGTCTTCGTTCGAACACAAACTTTATCCTGCTAAGTTTGGCACTGACGGATTTGATTATGGTTGTGGTAATGACTTTGAACGCCGTCACAACTGTGACTGGAAAGTGGATATTTGGAGAGGGATGTTGTAGGGCTGTGGCTGCAGGCGGTCTGTCACTATCTTTCATATCGATTCTTCACATGAGTTGCCTTAGTATCGATCGCTATATCGCAATTGAGAAACCATTTCGCTACGAATTGATTGTCACCAAGACAAGAGTAATGGCGATTCTGTTGATGATTTGGCTGTCTGGAATTGTTATTCCTAACATTCCGTTAGCGGATTTCGAATTCAGAGCTGAAACATACGGTTGTTCAAATCTGGCGTTTGAAAACACCCGATCTTTCTCACCTTACTTAATCTTTCTTGTTGGAATATTCGTTATCATCCCATTTGTTATTATTTGCTTTTCGAACGCTGTGGTTTTCAAAACAGCCTTCTATCATGCAAGGCAGCTTAGCAAAGTCGAGAAAAGTCTGAAACAGACCTCAGCAGACTTTTGCGGCGCGACATGGCAACGACAAGAGGCAAAGCAAATAGAGAACCACTCCTTGAAAAGAGAGATTAAATCAGCTCACACGTTCGCGCTGGTAGTTGGATTATTTCTCCTTTGTTATATTCCATTTTATTCAGCGGGTACCTACAGGAAACTCGCAGGCCCTGACAAAGTTCCTCCCAGTGTGATACTGACAACAATGTGGATTGCTTTTGCTAATTCATTTTGTAACCCGATTGTTTATGGTTTAAGGTATTCACCGTTCCGCAAAGCCTTCAGATTATTTTGTCACACCAATGCAAGCACTAAGAAGCGACGCAGTTACAGTTGCAAGAGTTTGAATTCTTTGCGACATGAAAGGCAGGGCACTTTCTCAAGCTCTTCAGCTCTTTAACAGTAAGGTGTTCATCCTATGCAAAACACCAGTCAGTTCAGAGTTCTGACAACGAAATGAATAATCATTTTACAATAGGATTTTATTGACAATATGAAACGCAAGAACCATCAACTCATCCTACCTACGGAATGACCATTGAATATAAACAGCTAAAGTTGAATTAAACCCACCAATACAATTTTACAAACCGAACTTACTGCAAATATTCCGCTCATTGgtttgcattaatttttgcGCAGAAAACTTCGTATGTATAAACGTTtgtcattcaaatgaaagcatAATTTTATTTACGAAGTTCTGTTTTGAAAATTGATACTGGTAGTGAAAAGCACAAGATGAATAACCGATGAATAAATGCGGACCTCTTTTACATACAACTTACTCTTATCGCATTGACATTCAAGTCTGTATTTGTT
It includes:
- the LOC138031312 gene encoding histamine H2 receptor-like encodes the protein MAEGEQTKESAVEIVKIVVQMVVFALIISATVIGNSLVCLSVTKFPRLRSNTNFILLSLALTDLIMVVVMTLNAVTTVTGKWIFGEGCCRAVAAGGLSLSFISILHMSCLSIDRYIAIEKPFRYELIVTKTRVMAILLMIWLSGIVIPNIPLADFEFRAETYGCSNLAFENTRSFSPYLIFLVGIFVIIPFVIICFSNAVVFKTAFYHARQLSKVEKSLKQTSADFCGATWQRQEAKQIENHSLKREIKSAHTFALVVGLFLLCYIPFYSAGTYRKLAGPDKVPPSVILTTMWIAFANSFCNPIVYGLRYSPFRKAFRLFCHTNASTKKRRSYSCKSLNSLRHERQGTFSSSSAL